In the Leishmania mexicana MHOM/GT/2001/U1103 complete genome, chromosome 31 genome, one interval contains:
- a CDS encoding putative prostaglandin f synthase — protein sequence MTGKCTHVTLGNGVQVPQLGIGTWEAKDGNEVVQNIKWAIKAGYRHIDTAHYYKNENGVGQGISECGVPRSDIFVTTKLWNYDHGYDGALAAFEQSRQALGVEYVDLYLIHWPGPNRSYIETWRAFEKLYEMKKVRAIGVSNFEPHHLDDLLANCTVPPMVNQVEMHPHFQQKALRAYCTENNIAVTAWRPLGKGALLTEPQLVELAEKHKRSAAQVIIRWLIQLDVIVIPKSSHEERIKQNFDVFDFELSPEDMRRIESMDKNSRIGFNPETFFPTERK from the coding sequence ATGACTGGTAAGTGCACTCACGTCACCCTGGGCAATGGGGTGCAGGTGCCCCAGCTCGGCATTGGCACCTGGGAGGCGAAGGATGGCAACGAAGTCGTGCAGAACATTAAGTGGGCTATCAAGGCTGGCTACCGTCATATCGACACTGCGCACTACTACAAGAACGAGAACGGCGTTGGCCAGGGCATTAGTGAATGCGGTGTGCCACGCTCTGATATCTTCGTCACGACGAAGCTATGGAACTACGACCACGGCTACGAcggcgccctcgccgccttcgAGCAGAGTCGCCAGGCACTTGGGGTAGAGTACGTGGATCTGTACCTCATCCACTGGCCGGGGCCAAATCGCTCGTATATCGAGACGTGGCGTGCCTTCGAGAAGCTGTATGAGATGAAGAAGGTGCGCGCGATTGGCGTGTCCAACTTTGAGCCGCACCACCTTGATGACCTGCTGGCGAACTGCACGGTGCCACCGATGGTGAACCAGGTAGAGATGCACCCTCACTTCCAGCAGAAGGCGCTCCGCGCGTACTGCACTGAGAACAACATTGCCGTGACGGCATGGCGTCCTCTTGGCAAGGGTGCCCTGCTGACAGAGCCTCAGCTCGTGGAGCTGGCGGAAAAGCACAAGAGGTCTGCAGCTCAGGTCATCATTCGCTGGCTCATCCAACTTGACGTCATCGTCATCCCCAAGTCTAGCCACGAGGAGCGCATCAAACAGAACTTTGACGTCTTTGACTTTGAGCTTTCGCCGGAGGACATGCGGAGAATCGAGTCCATGGACAAGAATTCGCGTATCGGGTTTAACCCCGAGACCTTCTTCCCAACTGAGCGCAAGTAA
- a CDS encoding 40S ribosomal protein S2, which translates to MADAQPAENTGVEAPRAERNFGRGRGGRGGRGRGRGGPGEEKEWVPCTKLGRLVKAQKVTSLEEIFLFSMPIKEHQIVDTLIAEGQLHDEMMKIYPVQKATSAGQRTRFKAFNVVGDCDGHIGIGARVGKEVSLAIRASMIAAKLNIVPVRRGYWGNKIGEPHTIPMKVTGKCGSVAVRLVPAPRGTGIVAAPVPKKILEFAGVEDVYTSSRGKTRTHGNLIMATFYALRKTYGFLTPDLWADTEPSRDPTDEHAELLAEMTTA; encoded by the coding sequence ATGGCTGACGCTCAACCTGCTGAGAACACCGGTGTGGAGGCGCCCCGCGCCGAACGCAACTTCGGCCGAGGCCGTGGCGGACgcggtggccgtggccgtggccgcggTGGTCCGGGTGAGGAGAAAGAGTGGGTCCCGTGCACCAAGCTCGGCCGCCTCGTGAAGGCGCAGAAGGTCACCTCTCTGGAAGAGATCTTCCTCTTCTCGATGCCCATCAAGGAGCACCAGATTGTCGACACCCTCATCGCTGAGGGCCAGCTGCACGACGAGATGATGAAGATCTACCCAGTGCAGAAGGCCACGTCGGCCGGCCAGCGTACCCGCTTCAAGGCCTTCAACGTCGTCGGCGACTGTGACGGTCACATCGGCATCGGTGCCCGCGTCGGCAAGGAGGTGTCGCTGGCGATTCGCGCCTCGATGATTGCAGCCAAGCTCAACATCGTGCCGGTGCGCCGCGGCTACTGGGGCAACAAGATCGGTGAGCCACACACGATCCCGATGAAGGTGACCGGCAAGTGCGGTTCCGTCGCGGTCCGTCTCGTGCCCGCGCCCCGCGGTAccggcatcgtcgccgcccccGTGCCCAAGAAGATCCTCGAGTTCGCTGGTGTGGAGGACGTGTACACGAGCTCCCGTGGCAAgacccgcacgcacggcaACCTGATCATGGCCACTTTCTACGCCCTGCGCAAGACCTACGGCTTCCTCACGCCCGACCTCTGGGCGGATACGGAGCCTAGCCGCGATCCGACAGACGAGCATGCTGAGCTGCTTGCCGAGATGACCACTGCGTAA